Proteins encoded within one genomic window of Cydia pomonella isolate Wapato2018A chromosome 12, ilCydPomo1, whole genome shotgun sequence:
- the LOC133523838 gene encoding prolactin-releasing peptide receptor-like has protein sequence MLALFNATIQDDVISTIDPKNATSMNASHVPGVLILTKTLTGDVFNVIDEPKVNKTTDLIDFIVVQVAFCILYAIIFILGVFGNVLVCFVVFRNRAMQTVTNLFITNLALSDILLCIFAVPLTPMYTFLGRWVFGRLLCHLMPYAQGTSVYISTLTLTSIAIDRFFVIIYPFHPRMKLNTCIFIIVFIWIFSLVVTCPYGLFMGIQITNNKTYCEESWPADRSRKIFGVFTSVLQFVIPFLVIAICYTCVSIRLNDRARSKPGAKNTKREEADRDRKKRTNRMLISMVAIFGISWLPINVINIFNDFYAAMTEWNYYYMSFFLAHSMAMASTCYNPFLYAWLNENFRKEFKQVLPFFESTGGVRNSYHSGRMPTHKSDKICNGNDTIQETLLASSFNRGPSLKHRMLEGNGRKDGVEIENIILEDKPISASYNTKNENVNLQLIDEESQLSEPRDGKSVVL, from the coding sequence ATGCTGGCCCTCTTCAACGCCACCATCCAAGATGACGTCATCTCCACCATTGACCCGAAAAATGCCACCAGTATGAACGCCTCTCACGTCCCAGGAGTCTTAATTCTCACAAAAACTCTCACCGGCGATGTGTTCAACGTCATAGATGAACCTAAAGTCAACAAAACAACTGATCTCATAGACTTTATAGTGGTCCAAGTAGCTTTCTGCATCCTCTATGCTATCATCTTCATTTTAGGCGTATTTGGAAATGTTTTAGTATGCTTCGTCGTGTTCAGAAACCGAGCTATGCAGACGGTCACCAATCTCTTCATAACCAACCTGGCATTGTCTGATATACTGCTATGCATTTTTGCGGTGCCTCTAACGCCAATGTACACTTTCCTTGGACGGTGGGTTTTTGGAAGATTACTCTGCCATCTTATGCCATATGCTCAAGGGACAAGCGTCTATATTTCCACGCTGACACTCACCTCAATAGCAATTGATAGATTCTTTGTCATCATATATCCTTTCCATCCACGAATGAAGCTAAATACTTGTATTTTCATCATAGTTTTCATATGGATCTTCTCCTTAGTGGTCACATGCCCATATGGCCTTTTCATGGGTATACAAATAACGAATAACAAGACTTACTGTGAAGAAAGCTGGCCCGCTGACAGATCTAGAAAAATCTTCGGAGTGTTTACAAGCGTGCTGCAGTTTGTCATACCATTTTTAGTCATAGCCATATGTTATACATGCGTTAGTATAAGATTAAATGACCGAGCCAGGTCCAAACCCGGTGCTAAAAACACCAAGAGAGAAGAAGCTGATAGAGATAGAAAAAAGAGAACTAACAGAATGCTCATTTCCATGGTAGCTATTTTTGGTATTTCCTGGCTTCCTATAAATGTAATCAATATATTCAATGACTTTTACGCGGCGATGACAGAGTGGAACTATTATTATATGTCGTTCTTCCTTGCTCACTCAATGGCGATGGCTTCGACGTGCTATAATCCATTTCTGTACGCTTGGCTGAACGAAAACTTTAGAAAAGAGTTCAAGCAAGTCTTACCTTTCTTTGAATCTACTGGAGGAGTCAGAAACAGTTACCATTCAGGTCGTATGCCTACGCATAAGTCGGATAAAATTTGCAATGGCAACGATACCATTCAGGAGACCTTACTCGCTTCTTCATTCAATAGAGGACCATCATTAAAACATCGCATGTTGGAAGGGAATGGTAGAAAGGACGGGGTCgaaatagaaaatattatacTAGAGGATAAACCAATCTCTGCTTCGTACAACACAAAGAACGAAAATGTTAATCTACAGTTAATAGATGAAGAGTCGCAGCTGAGTGAGCCTAGGGATGGCAAATCTGTTGTACTTTAA
- the LOC133523839 gene encoding keratin, type II cytoskeletal 1-like encodes MAKDNLNNRYNIQQFSGDGFNNWSFRIKSILKENLCLEAIQTVKYAENKDNEKMEARAQAILIAAVADSHLEYVREETAYAMFKNLEECFKEKGIRSKLFLRRQLSDIKYKDTTSLKEYFTKIQEICTQLEEAGSELSEEEKINYVLLSMPKSYESIVTALETIGDLKLNTVKDRLLAEEEKQKKFNEYQASQVQSNAFNCFTCGKPGHKKFQCRQSHGYGFNQGYGRGEWSHGYGFNQGHGRGGWSQGYGFNQGHGRGGWNQGRGFYQGRGQNGSYRGTGFNQGRGRGSQVRSRGSSQGRSTNYVEDNDEKTAFFCGNM; translated from the exons ATGGCGAAAGATAACTTAAATAATCGATATAATATTCAACAATTTAGTGGTGACGGCTTTAACAATTGGTCTTTTAGaattaaaagtattttgaaGGAAAATTTGTGCCTGGAGGCGATACAAACTGTGAAATATGCTGAAAATAAAGATAACGAGAAAATGGAAGCGCGAGCGCAAGCCATCTTGATTGCCGCTGTGGCGGACAGTCATTTAGAATATGTAAGAGAGGAGACAGCATACGCGATGTTCAAAAATTTAGAAGAATGTTTTAAAGAAAAAGGAATAAGAAGTAAATTGTTTTTAAGAAGACAACTAAGTgacataaaatataaagataCAACATCGTTAAAAGAATACTTTACAAAAATACAGGAAATATGCACACAACTGGAAGAAGCCGGATCAGAACTGTCAGAGGaagaaaaaattaattatgtactTTTATCAATGCCCAAATCTTATGAATCAATAGTTACAGCTTTGGAAACCATTGGGGATTTGAAACTAAACACAGTGAAGGATAGATTATTGGCTGAGGAGGAGAAACAGaaaaaatttaatgaatatCAGGCAAGTCAAGTACAGTCAAATGCTTTCAATTGCTTTACATGTGGTAAGCCTGGCCATAAAAAGTTTCAATGCAGACAAAGTCATGGATATGGATTTAATCAAGGATATGGACGAGGCGAATGGAGCCATGGATATGGATTTAATCAAGGACATGGACGCGGTGGATGGAGCCAAGGATATGGATTTAATCAAGGACATGGACGAGGTGGATGGAACCAAGGAAGAGGCTTTTATCAAGGACGTGGACAGAATGGATCATACAGAGGAACAGGATTTAACCAAGGACGTGGTCGTGGCAGCCAAGTGAGAAGTAGAGGATCGAGCCAAGGACGGAGTACCAACTATGTTGAAGATAATGATGAAAAGACGGCATTCTTCTGTGGAAAT ATGTAA